ACACTTCGACCCAATCCGCGCTTCCTCGAGCTTCGAATCGCGCCGTCAAGCGGTCTTCCCCGTCGAGCAACAGCGCTTTGCAGGAAAACCCTCCGAGGCGTAATGGGACGAGCGCCATTTCTATCGTTTGCGGCGCACGTACGAGCGGCGCGTCACTCACGTGCGCGCCCCACTCGCTTGATCCCATTTCTGCACCCACGCTGCAAATCGATCGATCATCCCGCGATCTCGCGCGTAAATGCGTGATTGCTCGGAATCCGCCACGTCTTCCGAAAAATACACGATATCGTAATGAGCCGACCGCCGATAAGCAGGTTCCGCAGGATTCGTCGGAGTGACGATGAACGAAAGCGTCTCCGCTCCGCGCGTGAATTCAACGACGGGCACGGTTTGTCGGAATGTGCGCAGCCGGGCTCCCTTGCAGTGATACCCCTCGGGATTGGGAAACGACGGGCCCCCGAATTCGCGCTGCAGCGAGGTCCAGAGCGCATCGGCCAATGCTTGTAATGATTCAGTCGAAGTCATGGAAGGATCGATCATTCAGGGCTGCCGCAACTATCGCTCGATGGCTCGAATCCTTGCTTACACGGGTCGGACGGAGCAGCCAAGGGGGGAGAAACCGGGCCGAGCATGGCCGATTCGGTGTCGAATCGCAGGCCCAAGGAAATGGCATCACAGAATTCGCTGCCGTCATTGGGTCCTTCCGCCTCGAGGATATCGGTTGCCGAGCAAAACATGTTCTTGACCTGGAGATATATGATGTCGTCGCGGCAAAACTTGTTCGATGTCGCGGGACCATATCGAAATTCATTGAGCGCCTTGAACATGTTCGAATGCGTCCACTTGGACGCCATCGTGCCTTCCGTGAGGCGGAATTTCCCGCCGCTCGCTTCGACGATTCTTGCAGTCATCGTATTGTTTATCACGCTCATCACCAGATCGACCGCCTCGGCCCGAAACCTCATTTTCAATTGCGGCATACGGGCGACGAGCAATCCATCGCGTACATAGGCCGCTTCATCGACGACGAGCGGCTCGTCGACGCTCCCCGAACCGCCGACCGAATCGTTCGATACGGGCCACGCATCGGTGCCATTCCAAGCTGGCGCGGTCATGCCGGGCGTTTCATAAACGGCAACCGTCACGCTGTCGTCATTGGCCGTTCCCGAATACTTGCTCACTCGAATGAGCAACGTCCAAAGCCCTTGCGTGGCCCCTTCATTGATGACGATGCTCGATATCGCGCCAGCGGCCAGCGCATTGATACGCGCAAGCGCAACGCCTCCACCATTGTCGATGCCACGTGTATCGTCGCACGTGTCCTTTTTCACGTCCACGAATGCAGGACGCTTGCAGCTTGGGCCGTCGAACGTGCACGTGCATTTGCCGTCGAGGTCGTAGCCAAAACGTGGCGTATCGTCTTCCTCGTCGAGATCGATCGTACGAATTGCGGTGACGAATTCGACGTCGTCGCCCGCGTTGGTTACTTTCGGCGGCGCAGGTGGCACGACGGGATTGCAAACCGGAGCGCGCTCGAAGTCTTCATCGAGTCCCGCAATCGTCGCGCATCCAATGCCCACGAGTGCGATGACGGCGCCTCCGCAAAGCATGTGCAAAGATACGTTGCGGTTCAAAATGTTCCCCCAATCCCCAAAAACTGTCGCTCGGGCCCAACTGAAAAACGCAGAAATGCAGTCGTGGCTGGAGCTTCTTTCACGGCGGGCGGGGCAGTAATCAGGAAAAACGTTCCGGCCGCGGCCGCCGCAAGCCCTACTCCAATCAGTACGTTCGACGCCGTCGCGGCCCCGCGACCTTCGTCAATCTTTTGCCATGTGGAGTCGCTGCAGACGAGATCGTCGCATTCGGCAGCGACTTCGCCACCCAATGAAAGCGCCCGGCCCCCAAAATACCCGCCAATCCCAAGCATGACCGCAGATACGCCCAGCGCCGAAAATCCTACGGGCTTTTTCCATCGACCACCCACGTCCGGCGGCTTGGGATCGGGTATTCGCTCGAGCTTCGGTACGACCACCGTTGCCACCTTGCTGTGCTCGACGACGACCAGCTTTTCCCAAGTCTTGTGCTTTGGCGCTCGTACGACCGCTTTGTGCTCGCCCGGATCGATTGGAATCGCCGTGCCCCAAGCGCCTTCTTCGAGCGGCACACCGTCCATTTCCACGGTGAGCCCAATCTTTGCCCCATCATCGGGTATGAGCACGACAAACCGCGACAAAAGCGGCTCGATCGCCGAAATGTGTTCTCGCGCGATCTTCAATCGATCAGCGCGCCTGGTTTTTTTGGCAATTTGAACCGATTCGTTGAATTCGCCCCAGGCCGTCGCCAATTTTCCTTCTTTTTCGTGACAAATCGCAAGATTGAGCAGCGTGCCCGGCGCCGGATCGATTCGATAACTGCTCTCGAACTTGCGGCACGCCTCCGCAACCTTCGATTCGGCAAGCAGCTTTTTGCCTTCTTTGAACAACGCTTCGGCCATTGCAGTGACGGCCGGAGATTTGCCGTCCGCCGCGTGCAGGACCGCGGGAGACAACAAGATCGCGGACGCCAAGACGCCCCCTAAAATATGCTCAAAGGCGGTCATCGAGCGCGTCGTTCCTAATGGGAGGTTTGGGCGCCCTTACCGGAGCGGCAGGTGTGCTGACCACGGGCGGCGTCGCGATACTCGTCGCAGGCATGGCGGAAACCGCTGGAACCGCGACCTCGACCATTGCACTCGCATTCGTCATAATGGCTTCGGCGCTCGCGCTGGCCGTCGGAATGCTTTCCGGTGTGGGAGCTGTCATGGCACTCGTCACTGTATCCGCAGTTTTGGACTCTGCAGCAGGCGATGCGACGACCCACACGACCATCGCGACCGCGAGTGCCAGCGCCGTGAGCGATGCTGCAAGAGCCGCGATCATCGTCGAGGATCGTCGCGGGGGCGCAGCAGGTTGCTCGGGCGGAGCTGCAATCTGCGGCATGACGCTCGTTGCTGCAAACGTCGTCACGGGCACCCATGGACGTTCTCGATGCCGTGCCGGGACAAACGGGAGCAGCGCGCACGCAAGCTCATCGACGGTCTGGTATCTTCGATCGAGCTTCTTTTCCAGGCAACGGTGAATCACCGCTTCGAGCTCTGGCGGTACGTCAGGGCGAAACTTCCGCAAAGGCGTCGGTTCCTCCATGACGATCATCGCCAAGCTCGCCGAAGGATTGTCCGCCTCGAAAGCCGCGCGCCCCGTGAGCAGTTTGTAGAGGATCGTGCCCAAAGACCAGACGTCGGCGCGAGGATCGACGTCTTTCGGATTTCGTATTTGCTCGGGCGACATGTAGAGCGGCGACCCGAGAACATCCGTGCCCACGGTCAAACTCACGTCACCCGCTTCTTTTTGAGCTTGGATGTTCTTTGCAATTCCAAAGTCGAGCACGCGGACAAACGGTGAACCATCCGGTTTATGCGAGAGAAACAAGTTGGCGGGCTTGAGATCTCGATGCACGATGCCCATCGCATGCGCCTCGGCCACGCCCTCGGCCGCTTGCAACACGTACTCGACGGCATCCGTAACGGGAAGCGGACCGTTCTTCCGGACCAACTTGTGCAAGTCGGTTCCTTCGAGCAGCTCCATCACGATGAACGGATCGCCCGAATCGAGTTTGCCCATGTCGAGCACGCGGGCGACGTGTTCGCTCTTGATGCGAGCAACACTCTGCGCTTCACGCGTGAATCGAGTCACGGCATCTTGTCGAAGCTCGTCGCCTTGCGTCAGAAACTTCAGCGCAACCTGACCGCCGAGCGACAAGTGACTTGCAGCGACGACGAGGCCCATGCCGCCTTCGCCAAGCTTGCGCTCGATACGGTATTTGCCGGCGACTATCGCCCCGACGCGAGGTACGAAGCGGCCGCCGTGGCTATCGCTCGAAGTGCTCATCAGTCGTGCAGAAGGGCGAAGGCTACAGCGCTCGAACGATACAGCAGCGCCGCGCATGTGCCAAGCATCGCGTGGTCATCCGATGCGTGATCTTCCGACGAACAGGTTGCGGAACAAAGAAAGTCTTCGGTACAGTCGCGCGTTGCAATGTGGATTCGAGTGCAGGCTTTGGCGTTGCCGCGCGTGCGTGCATGCATCGTGCGTCGTGTGAGCGCAGTCGCTCTGACGGTCACTGCTGTGCTCGTGACGGTCGATGTCTCCGGATGTAGCCTGAAAACGAAAACACCCACAAGCGAGACGAACATCCTTTGCACGGAGGAGTTCGATTGTCCGCCCTCGAACGAACCTTGCGTCGTGTCCACGTGTTTCGAGCAGCGCTGCCTGATGGTGAACGCTGCGTACAACACGGTGATCGACGCGCAAGTTGGCAACGATTGCCGAATGCGGGTGTGCGACGGCAACGGGCAGATGATGGAGATAAGCGACGACATCGACTTGCCGAACGACGACGGCAACCCGTGCACCAAAGCCGCATGCAAGGAAGGTGCGGCTGCGCATGTGCCGGTCGAAGTTGGACGAACATGCGGCGCGGATGGCGTGTGCAACGGTCGCGGCGCGTGCGGTGTGTGTTTGCCCGGAGCCAAACGTTGCGATGCTCGTGCTGTCGCGACGTGCAGCGAAGAAGGGCAATGGGCAAACGACATGTGCCCCGCGAGCAAACCGATTTGCACGAACGCGAGTTGTCTTGGCATCAAGGGCGCTTTCGCTGGCGGCACGAACACGTGCGTGCTCTTCGACGACGGCACGGTGCGATGTTTCGGCGCCGGAGGATCACGTCGAGGAGCGCGAGGAACGTCCGCCGTACCTGGGATCATGGGTGCCGCGGAGCTCGCGCTTGGCGCAGCGCACTCGTGCGCGAGGTTCGATGACGGAACGGTCATATGCTGGGGCGCCAATGGGTTCGGACAAATTGGCGACGGCACCATCGAAGGACCGCGCCCGCCGACGCAAGTGCTCGGAATCGCGAATGCAACGGCCATCGCCGCGGGCGATGATCACACGTGCGCCATCGTCGCCGACGGCAAGGTCATGTGCTGGGGCCGCGGTGATGCCAATGCTCTCGGTGGTCCGCCACCGCGCCCGCTTGCACCTTCGGCTGGCAAACCCAAGGTTGGTCCCGACGAACCACAGGTTTCACATGCCCAACCCGGTGGTCCTCCGACGCTGCTGTCGGGCATCACCGGTGCATCCGCTGTCGTGCTAGGCGTGCGTCATGGTTGC
This window of the Polyangiaceae bacterium genome carries:
- a CDS encoding protein kinase, encoding MSTSSDSHGGRFVPRVGAIVAGKYRIERKLGEGGMGLVVAASHLSLGGQVALKFLTQGDELRQDAVTRFTREAQSVARIKSEHVARVLDMGKLDSGDPFIVMELLEGTDLHKLVRKNGPLPVTDAVEYVLQAAEGVAEAHAMGIVHRDLKPANLFLSHKPDGSPFVRVLDFGIAKNIQAQKEAGDVSLTVGTDVLGSPLYMSPEQIRNPKDVDPRADVWSLGTILYKLLTGRAAFEADNPSASLAMIVMEEPTPLRKFRPDVPPELEAVIHRCLEKKLDRRYQTVDELACALLPFVPARHRERPWVPVTTFAATSVMPQIAAPPEQPAAPPRRSSTMIAALAASLTALALAVAMVVWVVASPAAESKTADTVTSAMTAPTPESIPTASASAEAIMTNASAMVEVAVPAVSAMPATSIATPPVVSTPAAPVRAPKPPIRNDALDDRL